A region from the Colwellia sp. PAMC 21821 genome encodes:
- the lpxB gene encoding lipid-A-disaccharide synthase, with the protein MNNSTVTFAIVVGEHSGDTLGAGLMQQLLLTHPNAKFIGIGGPKMLALGFESLFDMEELSVMGVFEVLGRLRRLLHIRKSLCDFFIANKPNVFIGIDAPDFNITLEAKLKAQAIKTVHYVSPSVWAWREKRVFKIAKATNMVLSLLPFEKAFYDKHQIPCTFVGHSLADDIPLVSDKLLARQALCLPESAKILALMPGSRGGELSRLVEPFLLTAKKLLTTKQANGVELRFVVPMISEKRAQQFNLLHQKIAPDLPVSVIIGKTQQVMAASDCLLTASGTVTLEAALVKRPMVICYKFHPLTYHMFKSFVKLKWFSLPNLLANKSLVPELLQSDVTVANILPLIEERLFEDQSTLNQAYTDIHLMLKQNASEQAAKAVIDLL; encoded by the coding sequence ATGAATAATTCAACAGTTACTTTCGCTATTGTCGTTGGCGAGCATTCCGGCGATACCTTAGGTGCCGGTTTGATGCAACAACTTCTACTGACTCACCCAAACGCTAAGTTTATTGGTATTGGTGGCCCTAAAATGCTCGCTTTAGGCTTTGAAAGCCTATTCGACATGGAAGAGTTGTCTGTCATGGGCGTGTTTGAAGTGTTAGGTCGACTGCGCCGATTATTACATATACGAAAATCATTATGTGATTTCTTTATTGCTAATAAACCGAACGTTTTTATCGGTATTGATGCACCTGATTTTAATATAACCTTAGAAGCTAAGTTAAAAGCTCAGGCGATTAAAACTGTGCATTATGTCAGTCCTTCAGTGTGGGCTTGGCGTGAAAAGCGTGTGTTCAAAATTGCCAAAGCGACTAATATGGTTTTATCATTATTACCTTTTGAAAAAGCGTTTTATGATAAGCATCAAATTCCATGTACTTTCGTTGGTCATTCGCTAGCAGATGATATTCCTTTGGTTTCAGACAAGCTTTTGGCCCGACAAGCGCTTTGTCTGCCTGAGTCAGCTAAAATACTTGCACTGATGCCCGGTAGTCGAGGTGGCGAACTTTCAAGATTAGTTGAACCGTTTCTTCTGACAGCGAAAAAATTATTAACGACAAAGCAAGCCAACGGCGTTGAGCTTAGATTTGTTGTACCTATGATCAGTGAGAAAAGAGCACAGCAATTTAATTTACTGCATCAAAAAATAGCACCAGATTTACCTGTTAGCGTTATTATTGGTAAAACTCAACAGGTAATGGCTGCGAGTGACTGCTTATTGACGGCTTCTGGCACAGTAACCTTAGAAGCAGCTCTAGTAAAACGGCCGATGGTTATTTGTTATAAATTTCACCCATTGACGTACCACATGTTTAAAAGTTTTGTTAAGTTAAAGTGGTTTTCATTACCCAATTTACTGGCCAATAAAAGTTTAGTCCCTGAACTATTGCAATCAGATGTTACCGTCGCCAATATTCTTCCTTTAATTGAAGAACGCTTGTTTGAAGATCAGTCAACGTTAAATCAAGCCTATACTGATATTCACTTAATGCTTAAGCAAAACGCCAGTGAACAAGCCGCGAAAGCTGTTATCGATTTATTATAA